The sequence below is a genomic window from Humulus lupulus chromosome 3, drHumLupu1.1, whole genome shotgun sequence.
TTTAAGGCACCCTAAACAAAAATACACAATAAGATATAATAATGCAAATTTATAGGCTGAGCTAGTTTGAGTTTCTTTTGTTTTTGATACAATTTTCCAGGTTAATTTCCAATTTATTTTGGATAAAAGtttagttattttaatatatattttagtttatttttgacACATTCAAATGGAATAGCAATTTCTTTTTAAGGTTGTTTTGTTATTGTTTAGTTTGTTTTGAGTTGATGTAGTTGGTTGATATCTGATTAACTTTTCGTTGTGTTTTTTGACAATTTATTGATGAGTTGATCTCAAgttgttttttttagtttattttgggtatatatgtttagttattttgagatatattttgagtttatttctaacatatttaaaaatacaaggaaaattgttttgaggttattttttagtttattttgatttaatgcAATGaatttatgtataattttttttttcaatactgTATTGTTGTCATGTTGCATTTAAGATGTTTTTTTGATATTGTATTGTAGTATGTTGCTTTTTAAAAATGTAAGAATGagtttttttatgttgtttttttgttttgtaaCTACAATGAGTTGCACTGTGTTATTGTGAGATTGTTGTCGTGTTGCTTTCTTGTTGTTTTTTTGACGATATGTTTTGTTAGAGTaaatcgtatttttgtaattttgaaaaattaaaatcgAATTTTTTGATAACTTAAGttaataaaaatgtaaaacaaaaattaaagatggtaataatgtaaaaaaatcatataaaaaacGAGTATTTATGAAAAAAAACCTCTTTTTTAATTACCACCAAATATGGAACAATATGTTTCCTATTAGAAATTCTTAATTTATTTAGTATGCTTTcgtatttttaagtttttttattttttgattatatataaaaaagataaataaataaataaaagggctGCTGATCGAAGTTTGTCATTGAGACCATCTAACGAATAACGCCGCACAGAACCAAAAATGGTAGTTCGATCTCAAAATTGGGGCTATGTTCGAATCATTGCCGGCACTATTTTTGGTGGCGCTCTTGGCTTCTATGTTATGGATCGGGTTGAGAAGAGCTACAAGGAGAAGATGAATGATAGACTGAGAAAGTACGAGCGCGAGTTGAAGAAGAGAGAGGAGAAGAATCAGCTTGAAGAGTCTCTGTAATTTGTTTTAGTAGTTGCTGAGAAATTGTAGGGAAAAAGACAAGTTAATATTGAATTTTGTGTATCTTTCATTGCTTCTATGCTAAAAGCCTTCTTTTGGGAACCATTCAAGTTGGGAATTCTGTGGTCAAATTTATAACAGGTAAAGCTATCGAAACTTTTGATTTTTATGGGTTTGATCCCAGAAACTGGGCCTCTATTTTTGGGGAAATTTCTCATCCATTTCTTTTAAAATTCCTAAAATAATAAATGCAGCATGCATCAATGTGGATATTCCAATGAATTGGTTATATTTTTAATGAATTAATGTAGCACAGTGGATATATTCTTGTCTAACATATGAGATGGATTTGGGTCCTTcggtttataaaataaatttaccATGAAGAGGTATTTCTTGGCTTGTGGATATTTTCTAATGACTAGGTTACCGTTTATGCCTTTATGGCCCTTGGTGGAATTTGTAGCTGCtgtcttatttaaattttttttcttaagatATAATAATGTGATTTTAGGTGAAGAGATTGTTGCTGGAGATGACATTTATGGTGGTTCTGATAGGTTGCTGTCAAAAGTAATTCCAAAGACAGGGGTCGTGGTGAAGTAAGTGCAGCTTACTTTTCAAATATATTATGCAGCTCAAGCCTCAGAGTAAATTCTGAAAGTATCATGCTTATAATGTGTAGACGAGTAGATACAACTAATTTAAATGAAATAGCATCTGCAATTGGTCCCTGGACAAAGCTTGTCTGGCTGGAAAGTCCCACAAATCCTCGACAAATGGTTTCTAATATTAGTGTAAGATATCTGGCTATTATATTTtctcattcctttttattctcTCTTTTTTAATGTTACTTCTGGTAAATGCTTAAAAGAAACAGAGAAGATAAACTTAAATTAATGCCCAAATATGACACTTGTACTCTTTGAATTATATGCTGTGTGTGGGTTTATCCTTTCTCAAAAGGCTGATGAATTACTTGGATATCTATTGTAACCCAGGTAGAGAACGATCTTTCCTGGCTGTCTTGATATTTTCTTAGATATTAAACTTGTTTTTGATAGAATCGATTAAAGAATTAAGTAGTTATCAATTATTTGTTGCCAGAAATGTGcaaatatttttctttatttatttggtGCATCTTCAGGAAATTGCTAAGATGGCTCATGCTCATGCTCATGATGCTCTTGTCTTGGTGGACAACAGTATAATGTCTCCTGTACTGTCACAACCTCTGGAATAGGCATGTAAATGGGGCAGGTCTGCCCCGCCCCACCCCACAAACATTTTGCCCCACCCCGGCTTAATCGGGGCGGGTCTGCCCCACCCCATTTGCctcatttaactttttttttagaaatattaaattataattttagaatttttcctaagc
It includes:
- the LOC133823345 gene encoding uncharacterized protein LOC133823345, whose translation is MVVRSQNWGYVRIIAGTIFGGALGFYVMDRVEKSYKEKMNDRLRKYERELKKREEKNQLEESL